A single region of the Salicibibacter cibi genome encodes:
- a CDS encoding alanine/glycine:cation symporter family protein: protein MFNEFVIELPFLESIVDMVNDFVWTYIMIGLLILAGLYFTIRSNFLQIRLLPEMFRVITEKKSDSTGVSAFQAFTISAAARIGTGNITGVALAIAVGGPGAVFWMWVIAAVGMATGFIESTLGQLYKVKDGDRYRGGPAYYIEKALGKRWLSILFAIVVVLTFGMILNAVHVNTITDSFETAFGTDRFIFALILAVITALIIFGGVKRLVKITQLIVPFMAVAYIVIALYVIAINIDMVPAVLSQIVNEAFGLSEMIGGGFGAAIMEGARRGLLSNEAGWGSIPNAAAAANVSHPAKQGLLQSLGVFIDTIVVCTCTALLILLSSDYLLAEEEGAAITQAAMSDHVGEWASAFVAIALFFLAYSSVLGAYYYGETNIEFVRPNSHLLTIYRVAFLILGVAGGIATIELVWTMADLFMALMAIVHLIVILSLTKTAITVLNDYTDQRKQGKDPKFNVEKYPEIKNTECWGEKKED from the coding sequence ATGTTTAATGAATTTGTAATAGAACTTCCCTTTCTTGAAAGCATTGTTGACATGGTGAACGATTTTGTCTGGACATACATAATGATTGGTCTATTAATCCTCGCCGGGCTATATTTTACAATTCGATCTAATTTTTTGCAAATTAGATTGTTACCGGAAATGTTTCGCGTCATCACGGAAAAAAAGAGTGACAGCACCGGTGTTTCCGCGTTCCAAGCGTTTACGATTAGCGCGGCTGCACGTATAGGGACCGGAAATATTACCGGAGTCGCTCTCGCGATCGCGGTTGGCGGTCCCGGCGCGGTTTTTTGGATGTGGGTAATTGCAGCTGTGGGGATGGCCACAGGTTTTATCGAGAGTACCTTGGGGCAACTCTACAAAGTGAAAGACGGTGACCGTTATCGTGGGGGTCCCGCATACTATATTGAAAAAGCATTGGGAAAACGGTGGTTAAGCATCTTATTTGCTATAGTCGTTGTACTCACGTTCGGCATGATTTTGAACGCGGTACATGTGAATACGATTACTGATTCATTCGAAACAGCCTTTGGTACGGATCGTTTTATCTTTGCGTTGATTTTAGCTGTCATTACTGCGTTAATTATTTTTGGCGGAGTTAAGCGGCTTGTAAAAATTACACAGTTGATCGTTCCATTTATGGCCGTTGCATACATAGTTATCGCTCTTTATGTGATTGCCATTAACATTGATATGGTGCCAGCAGTACTTTCTCAAATTGTGAATGAAGCATTCGGCCTTTCCGAGATGATTGGAGGTGGATTCGGTGCAGCGATTATGGAAGGAGCCCGTCGTGGGCTGCTTTCGAACGAAGCAGGGTGGGGGAGTATCCCGAATGCTGCCGCGGCTGCAAATGTTTCCCACCCGGCCAAACAAGGATTACTACAATCCCTTGGGGTATTTATTGATACCATCGTTGTCTGTACTTGTACGGCTTTGCTCATATTGCTATCCAGTGATTATTTGCTCGCAGAAGAGGAAGGTGCAGCGATTACACAAGCAGCTATGAGTGATCATGTCGGCGAATGGGCAAGCGCGTTCGTCGCGATCGCTCTTTTTTTCCTTGCCTACAGCTCTGTTCTCGGGGCTTATTATTACGGGGAAACAAATATCGAATTTGTCCGTCCGAATAGTCATTTGCTAACCATTTACCGTGTCGCATTCCTCATTCTCGGGGTCGCGGGCGGCATCGCTACCATCGAGCTTGTCTGGACAATGGCCGATTTATTCATGGCGTTAATGGCTATTGTGCATCTTATTGTTATCTTGTCTTTAACAAAAACGGCAATCACCGTCCTCAATGACTACACCGATCAACGAAAACAAGGAAAAGATCCGAAATTTAATGTGGAAAAATACCCGGAAATCAAAAACACCGAGTGTTGGGGAGAGAAAAAAGAGGATTAG
- a CDS encoding VWA domain-containing protein produces MSMRRPFTFIFVPFLFLFACSSDNEAAENASEDQDEGEETSENDIPAVELEQEAILQAGPGVITGDYLSQEYEMDDYDEVEEGILEDFETYATEQAEASNPEKWLAVMVHTLGADHQEVFEPIDTFDVTYDEFTLPDGRSLQELEDEEIEEEMEKDVNVAILVDASGSMNEEVDGGVKMDLAKDATQSFVDDLPEETNVMLQAYGHEGDNTNDGKEESCAAIENVYPLSPLDEDDFDEALESFDATGWTPLADAITQAGDDLQEESAENADHFIYVISDGIETCDGDPIAAAEDLADTGIDFNVHILGFDIPDDEHEQLEDIADVTDGEYSSVYTEQELDEAVNETWADAIGTSQWLWWAAGNITDSNFESVDFHAELRDLGSDATQLRRQENSRLQAAARQLEEENLINDEERDELDALIDERDDYISEFVDDSYDDIHQEIIDERERVQDIIRDIRDEYSDWDGF; encoded by the coding sequence ATGAGTATGCGACGACCATTTACGTTTATATTCGTCCCATTTTTATTTTTATTCGCTTGCAGTAGTGATAATGAAGCTGCGGAAAACGCTTCAGAGGACCAGGATGAAGGTGAGGAAACATCTGAAAACGATATTCCCGCTGTGGAACTCGAACAAGAAGCGATTTTGCAAGCTGGACCGGGCGTTATAACGGGAGACTATCTATCACAGGAATACGAGATGGACGATTATGACGAGGTGGAGGAGGGTATCCTGGAAGATTTTGAAACGTACGCGACGGAACAAGCAGAAGCGTCAAACCCGGAGAAATGGTTGGCTGTGATGGTGCATACCCTCGGCGCCGATCATCAAGAGGTATTTGAGCCGATCGATACGTTCGATGTAACTTATGATGAATTCACGTTGCCGGATGGTCGCTCACTACAAGAACTGGAAGATGAAGAAATTGAAGAGGAAATGGAAAAAGACGTCAATGTCGCAATTCTCGTCGATGCAAGCGGCAGTATGAATGAGGAAGTCGACGGAGGCGTGAAAATGGATTTGGCAAAAGACGCCACTCAATCATTTGTCGATGATCTGCCTGAGGAAACGAACGTAATGCTCCAGGCTTATGGGCATGAAGGTGATAATACGAACGATGGAAAAGAAGAATCGTGTGCTGCGATTGAAAATGTTTATCCGTTATCCCCGCTGGATGAAGATGATTTCGATGAAGCATTGGAAAGCTTTGATGCTACCGGCTGGACACCCCTGGCCGATGCCATCACACAAGCAGGTGACGATTTACAAGAAGAGAGCGCTGAAAACGCCGATCATTTTATCTACGTCATCAGCGATGGCATTGAAACGTGTGACGGCGATCCGATTGCCGCGGCAGAAGACTTGGCGGATACAGGCATTGACTTTAATGTTCATATTCTCGGATTCGACATCCCCGACGATGAACATGAACAACTGGAAGACATTGCTGACGTCACCGACGGGGAATATTCCTCCGTCTATACAGAGCAAGAACTGGATGAAGCCGTGAATGAAACCTGGGCTGACGCGATCGGCACATCCCAATGGTTATGGTGGGCCGCAGGAAACATCACAGACTCGAACTTTGAATCTGTTGATTTCCATGCGGAGTTGAGGGATTTAGGGAGCGATGCCACCCAATTGCGAAGACAGGAAAACAGCCGCTTGCAGGCAGCAGCTCGCCAGCTCGAGGAAGAAAATTTGATTAATGATGAAGAAAGGGACGAACTCGACGCGCTCATTGATGAACGCGATGACTACATCAGCGAATTCGTGGATGACTCCTATGACGACATCCATCAAGAAATCATTGACGAGCGGGAGCGTGTTCAGGATATTATCAGGGACATACGCGACGAATATTCCGATTGGGATGGCTTTTGA
- a CDS encoding cupin domain-containing protein, whose product MNHPANLPRHWNGKSPHPKDHGSQPFVVNIEEAAKQNRTFRTALWTGEHLQVTLMSIDVGDDIGLEVHHDHDQFLRIEAGQGFVQMGDREDQLDFKRSVYADDAIMVPAGKWHNITNIGNQPLKLYSIYAPPEHPYGTVHETKEIAMAAEEHDHY is encoded by the coding sequence ATCAATCATCCAGCTAATCTTCCAAGACATTGGAATGGAAAAAGCCCCCACCCCAAAGACCATGGTTCACAACCGTTTGTCGTTAACATTGAAGAAGCTGCCAAACAAAATCGAACGTTTCGTACCGCTTTATGGACAGGAGAACATTTGCAAGTGACGTTGATGAGTATCGATGTGGGAGATGACATCGGTTTAGAAGTTCACCATGACCATGATCAATTTTTACGGATTGAAGCAGGTCAAGGATTTGTACAAATGGGTGATCGTGAAGATCAATTGGATTTTAAAAGAAGCGTATATGCTGATGATGCGATTATGGTACCTGCAGGCAAATGGCACAATATCACCAATATAGGGAATCAGCCACTGAAACTTTATTCGATCTACGCCCCGCCCGAGCATCCATATGGCACCGTGCATGAAACGAAAGAAATAGCAATGGCGGCTGAAGAACATGATCATTATTAA
- a CDS encoding IS1380 family transposase translates to MATLSQSTLDFNRQIKLSNDGGALSSDTGELLFREFDEKIGFFSTLDKHLNLKDERLYHVHANEALLRQKVYQMIAGYAEDDAADQLTNDPVFTQILGKDALASQPSLSRFFERFDAESMEQLQRANQELLDKVHRHRASDALILDLDSTHADTYGDQASSAFNAHYGTVGFHPLVAFDGVTRDFLKAKLRPGNVYTSNGVVDFVKPLITHYNQKFPGTTPFLRGDSGFAVPDLYELCEAESVYYVIRLKSNPNLQRLADELHPSTFPSDMTKTECYFEETEYQAKSWAKPRKVIVQSVRPAGELFFTHSFFVTSLTSAFTPKDIVRSYQKRGTMENYIKEAKNGFDLDRMSSHSFEANEARMTLSLLAYNFTNWLRTLCFPEEQKSMQIQTIRTRVIKVASKLVKSGRSFYFKLSSSFVYQAFFWNVLRRVQALKLE, encoded by the coding sequence ATGGCTACTTTATCGCAATCAACCCTTGATTTCAATCGTCAGATCAAATTATCCAATGACGGAGGCGCACTCTCCTCCGATACAGGAGAACTATTATTCAGAGAATTCGATGAAAAAATCGGCTTTTTCTCTACGTTGGACAAGCATCTAAACCTCAAAGATGAAAGGTTGTATCATGTTCACGCCAATGAAGCATTGCTTCGCCAAAAGGTTTATCAAATGATTGCCGGCTATGCCGAAGACGATGCAGCCGATCAATTGACCAATGACCCTGTCTTCACCCAAATCCTTGGCAAAGATGCTTTAGCTTCTCAGCCTAGTTTGTCACGCTTTTTTGAACGGTTTGATGCCGAGTCGATGGAACAGCTTCAACGAGCGAACCAGGAGCTCTTGGATAAAGTACACCGACATCGAGCGTCCGATGCATTGATCCTTGATTTGGATTCAACCCATGCAGATACATACGGTGATCAGGCATCATCGGCATTTAATGCCCATTACGGCACTGTTGGCTTTCACCCATTGGTTGCTTTTGATGGTGTCACCCGTGATTTTCTGAAGGCCAAGCTTCGTCCGGGCAATGTCTACACGTCGAATGGTGTGGTGGATTTTGTGAAACCCCTTATCACGCACTACAATCAGAAGTTTCCGGGGACGACGCCGTTCCTGCGTGGCGACAGTGGTTTTGCGGTTCCGGACCTGTACGAACTCTGTGAAGCCGAATCCGTCTATTACGTGATTCGATTAAAATCCAACCCCAACCTGCAGCGATTGGCTGATGAGCTCCATCCGTCCACGTTTCCATCCGATATGACAAAGACCGAATGTTACTTTGAAGAAACGGAGTATCAAGCGAAATCATGGGCGAAACCAAGAAAAGTGATTGTCCAATCCGTTCGTCCGGCAGGCGAATTGTTTTTCACGCATTCGTTCTTCGTTACAAGCCTTACAAGCGCCTTTACGCCCAAGGATATCGTCCGCTCTTACCAAAAGAGGGGAACCATGGAAAATTACATCAAGGAAGCGAAAAACGGCTTTGACCTGGACAGAATGAGTAGTCATTCTTTCGAGGCCAACGAAGCAAGGATGACCCTTAGTCTACTTGCTTATAACTTCACGAACTGGTTGCGCACCCTCTGTTTTCCGGAGGAACAGAAAAGCATGCAGATACAGACGATACGAACCCGAGTGATAAAGGTCGCAAGCAAATTGGTCAAATCAGGACGTTCCTTTTACTTTAAATTATCGTCCAGTTTTGTCTATCAAGCATTTTTCTGGAATGTGCTCCGACGTGTCCAAGCCTTAAAACTAGAGTGA